The Pseudobdellovibrionaceae bacterium genomic interval ACTTTTAAACAAAGTTCCTTTCTCTAGCAACCCTCGGCCTTTAGCATCTTTTAAAATAGAATAAGCCTCTTCTTTGGCTTTAGACAAAGTTTGGTTATAAAATAACTCCAAACCCTCTAACCCCTTAGAGTCTACATCAACAAACCCCAATACCGTAGATAAATGCTTTCTATAAGGGTAAAACCGTTTAGTTTCTTCTACAAAAGCAATGGCTTTAGAGGCAATTTTACTAATGCTTTCTTTCTTCTGTAAGCTTAACTTTCTAGCTATCCATACAAATTGTTTTTTAGGCTTATGTAATTTTTTATAAATAGAAAAAGCAGAAGTGGATAATTCTTTAGACAAAGCTCGCGATAGCTTAAGCACATTTTTTATTTTTTTAGGATTAGCATACAAAGAATACGAGGGAGTGTTAATTACCAAAGCCTTTCCTTGAGCATCAAAAATTTGCCCTCTTTTGGGGGCTAACTTTAATACCTTTTTAAAATTAATGTTTTCTAAATTTTGCAATTTTTTATTAGAAAACAATTGCACTTGTGCTAAGCGCAAAATTAACACCACGCTGACACAAAAAAAACTAATACTTAATAAAATAAATCGATTTTTTAACATAAAAACTCTTTGCTAATAATCAATAATTGTGTTGTCGCCTATTATATAAATAATTTTATGAGAAGAGTTGTAGGCTTGTTTTTCTTTACCCGAAATTCCACCTTGAATTTTTGAAAACAAAGCAACATATTTGGTTTTTTTTAAAACCAAACGCTCTGTTAAGGTTTGTACTTGATTAGCCGTTTTTAAAACCTGATAACCTAATAAACGAATTTGCATTTTTACAAAAACAAAAGATAAAATTAAAATAAAAAAAATAAACAAACTAAAGATATGCTGCCTGTGAGTTTCTGATAAATTTAATTTAGACATAGCGCTTAATATAAGTGTATGTTTTCTTAAGCTAGCACGCAAGAAGCTTATAAAGCTTTTTCAAAAACACGAAGCTTTGCACTCCTTGACCTTGGGTTAATTTTTTTTTCAGCATCAGAAGCTTTAACAATTTTTTTCGTTAAAATATTTCCCTTATCTTTTAAAGCTTTAAATAAATGCTTTACTATGCGGTCTTCCAAAGAATGAAAACTTAAAACAATTAATCGCCCCCCTGGACATAAATAATCCACAAAAGCCTCTAGACTTTCTTTTAAACCACTTAATTCGCCATTAACCTCCATGCGTAAGGCCATAAAATACTTGGTAGCCGGGTGAAAAGACTTTTTTTGCCAAGAGTCCACCCTTTCTATTAACTGAGCCAGCGACAAAGTATCGTTAAATAATTGGTGTTTTCTATCCTCTACAATAGCCCTAACTACTCTATAGGGCCGAAAAACCTCTCCATTTTTTTGAAATAACTCAATCAGCTTTTCTTCACTCCAAGTATTAATGATATCGGCTGCAGTTAACTCTTGGTTTTGATCCATTCTCATATCCAAAGGGCCTTTTTTATAAAAACTAAAACCACGCTCTGGTTTATCTAGTTGAGGAGAGCTCACTCCTAAATCCACTAAAATATGAGAGCAGGCCGTTTCTGAAAGCCGACTAAAGTCTTGAGCGCTAATGTCTTTAAAATTTTTATAAATAAAATCTAAGCGCTTTTCTTGCAAAAAAGACGCTAAATGCGCTTTTCCATATTTAATGGCTTCTTTGTCTCGGTCACAGGCTAAAACCTTTAAATCCTTAAAATAATCTAAATAGTATTGCGTGTGCCCCCCTCTTCCAAAAGTAGCATCTAATAAAAAACTAGCAGAAACACTAGACTCTTTAATAAAATCTAATATTTCTTGCTTCATAATAGGAATGTGACCCTGATTTTGTGGCATAAAAACACAATAACACATTAAAATAGAGATTTACACTTGATAAATAAGAGCAAAATGCTACTGTATTGACACAGAGCGTTTTTATGAATATTTCCTGTCCAAAATGTCGGTTTTCTCAACCCAAAGATCAATACTGTGCGCAGTGTGGAATAGACATGTCTCGGTATGCTGTAAAATCCTCCACCAAACTAAAAAAGTTTTTCATTAATGCAGGCATACCTTTAGGTTTAGTTGTTCTTGGAGCTATCCTTACCTACACCAAAAAAAACCAATGCCCGCCTTTATGTAAAAATAATCCAACCACACTAACTGCCAGCCCTGCCCATACTGTTTTATTAAAAACACCTGTAAAAATAACTCGTAAAAAAATACTAAAGGCAGCACCTCCCATAAAAAGAAGAGTGTCTTCGGTTAAAGCCAAAAATATAACCCCCGTTGCTACCACAGAAAAAATAACACCCTCGTTAAAAAAAACTTCTGCTAGTTTAAATAAAAACAGTTTTAAAGTAGAGGCCCACTTAGTACGATTTTCTAAAAGCTTAACCGATCTAGTACAAGAAACCTCCTCTTTACAGTTTATTTCTATTAATGATGTTCATTTAAAAAGTGTATTTTTAGAAAACACAGAAATTTTAAATGTTTTTAATGAAAAAAATATTAAAGAAGCTATAAACGCCTTACCTAGCCTTGGCCCACTCTCTAAAGGCTTAAAGCTTATTGTTTTAAACGGACATATAAAACAACCCGAAGCAAATTTAAAATTATTTTTAGAGGCGATAAATTTAAACTTAGAGAATTTAGAAAATAGCCAAGACTCTCAAAGTTTTATTGCCATTTTACTGAATATACACTAATCTTAATCCTATCAATATAAAAAAGGATATTTAGTGAGTTCTAAAACCCAATTTTCTACACTATATTCTGCCGAACAAATACAAAAAAAAGTAAAAGAGCTAGGCGCTAAAATTACCAAAGATTTTAAAGGAAAGGCTCCCGAAATGCTTTGCATTTTAAAAGGGGCTAGCTTTTTTTATGCAGACTTAATTAGAGAAATTAACCTTCCCCTTTCTTGTAATTTTTTTGGTATTTCTAGTTACTCAGGAACAAAATCTACTGGTAATGTTAAAATTACTTTAGATTTAATTTCTTCTATTAAAGACAAAGATGTTATTATTGTCGAAGACATTGTAGACACTGGCTTAAGCTTAGAATTTATTATAAATTATATAAACTCTAAAAAGCCCAAAAGCATAACAGTAGTTTCGCTATTGTATAAACCCAAACAGCTAAAAGTAAAAAATATTCGTGTCGACTACCACGCTTTTGAAATAGACAATCAATTTGTTGTGGGCTACGGATTAGATTATGATGAAGCTTGGCGCGAACTTCCTTTTATCGCGCAAATGAATAACTTTAATTAGTGGTCTGCAAGCTGCTGTAACTTTACTAAATTTTCCATTAAAGTTTGAATGGTCATAGGGCCTACACCTCCAGGAACTGGACTATAAGCCTTTAACACATTTTCTAAACCCTGTGGGCATACATCTCCATATAACTTATCTCCCTCGCGACTAATTCCCACATCTATAACCACTGCATTTTTTTTAAAAGCCGTTTTATCTAACAAATGCTTTTTTCCCACAGA includes:
- the rsmH gene encoding 16S rRNA (cytosine(1402)-N(4))-methyltransferase RsmH yields the protein MCYCVFMPQNQGHIPIMKQEILDFIKESSVSASFLLDATFGRGGHTQYYLDYFKDLKVLACDRDKEAIKYGKAHLASFLQEKRLDFIYKNFKDISAQDFSRLSETACSHILVDLGVSSPQLDKPERGFSFYKKGPLDMRMDQNQELTAADIINTWSEEKLIELFQKNGEVFRPYRVVRAIVEDRKHQLFNDTLSLAQLIERVDSWQKKSFHPATKYFMALRMEVNGELSGLKESLEAFVDYLCPGGRLIVLSFHSLEDRIVKHLFKALKDKGNILTKKIVKASDAEKKINPRSRSAKLRVFEKAL
- the hpt gene encoding hypoxanthine phosphoribosyltransferase, translated to MSSKTQFSTLYSAEQIQKKVKELGAKITKDFKGKAPEMLCILKGASFFYADLIREINLPLSCNFFGISSYSGTKSTGNVKITLDLISSIKDKDVIIVEDIVDTGLSLEFIINYINSKKPKSITVVSLLYKPKQLKVKNIRVDYHAFEIDNQFVVGYGLDYDEAWRELPFIAQMNNFN